The genomic region CGGGTCGCTTCCAGCATCTGGATCTGGAAAGTTCCGTTCACATTACGAACCTCGTGTTCTCTATTCTGCGCAACGCCCGTGCGCTGCATGTGGGCGAAGCGCCAAATATGGTTGTCTGCTGGGGCGGACACTCGATTAACGAAAATGAATACCTTTACGCTCGTCGGGTAGGCAATCAGCTTGGCCTGCGGGAACTGAACATCTGTACCGGCTGCGGGCCGGGCGCGATGGAAGCGCCGATGAAAGGGGCGGCGGTCGGTCACGCCCAGCAGCGTTATAAGGACAGTCGCTTTATCGGGATGACGGAACCGTCGATTATCGCCGCGGAGCCGCCGAATCCGTTGGTCAACGAACTGATCATCATGCCGGATATTGAAAAACGTCTGGAGGCCTTTGTCCGTATCGCCCACGGCATCATCATATTCCCCGGCGGCGTAGGAACGGCAGAAGAATTATTGTACCTGCTGGGTATTTTGATGAACCCGGCGAACAAAGATCAGGTACTGCCGTTGATCCTCACCGGTCCGAAGGAGAGCGCAGACTACTTCCGCGTTCTGGATGAATTTATCGTGAATACGCTGGGTGAAGCAGCGCGCAGCCATTACCGCATTATCATCGATGATGCGGCGGAAGTGGCCCGTCTGATGAAAAAAGCGATGCCGCTGGTGAAAGAGAACCGTCGGGATACCGGCGACGCCTACAGCTTTAACTGGTCCATTCGTATCGCACCGGATCTGCAAATGCCGTTCGAGCCGTCCCATGAAAATATGGCAAACCTGAAGCTATATCCGGACCAACCGGTCGAAGTTCTGGCGGCGGATCTGCGTCGCGCTTTCTCCGGTATCGTGGCGGGTAACGTGAAGGAAGTAGGTATTCGCGCCATTGAAGAATTTGGTCCTTATAAAATCCATGGCGACAGTAAAATGATGCGACGCATGGACGATCTGCTGCAAGGATTCGTCGCGCAGCACCGTATGAAACTCCCTGGATCTGCCTACATTCCATGCTATGAAATCTGCGCCTGACGCAGCGGAGGTTCTCACAACCGGAAGCGCCTTTGGCCCTTCCGGTTTTTTTATGAATACCAAAAGGATAGCGCAACAGTTTTGTTAACCGTATTTATAAATCATCGGAAAATAATGCCATCGCAAACGATTACCCGCCTAATGCAACCGAGAATTATCAGTCGAAATTGCTATTACTCACCAGAAATCACCATAAACTAAACTTTTTATAGTGTATGCTCCGCACCCACAGCCTCCAACGCTCTTAACATATGTCGTTAATACCCTTCCTGGCACACGTAAATTCGACTCTATGTTTTTCTGACAGACTAATGATCCGGATTTCAGCAATTTAAAAGGAGATTATTGCATTTGAGATCGCGATCACTGATAGATTCATTAGTTAAATGTATCTTTCCGCCCGCAAATTATTACGGTTAAAAATTATATAAAAATCGTCATTGCAGAATTTCGTTTCAAGGTCAGGAACTTTTTCCTGATTTTTAGCTTCCTCCAGGAGATACAGATGGAAACCACTCAAACCAGCACTATTGCTTCGATTGACTCCCGAAGCGCATGGCGCAAGACCGATACCATGTGGATGCTGGGCCTTTACGGCACGGCTATCGGTGCGGGCGTCCTGTTCCTGCCAATCAACGCAGGCGTCGGCGGTATGATCCCGCTGATCATCATGGCGATTATCGCCTTCCCGATGACTTTCTTCGCACACCGTGGTCTGACTCGCTTTGTGCTGTCCGGCAAAAACCCTGGCGAAGACATCACCGAAGTCGTTGAAGAACACTTTGGTATTGGTGCAGGCAAACTGATTACCCTGCTCTACTTCTTCGCGATTTACCCGATTCTCCTGGTCTACAGCGTAGCCATTACCAACACGGTCGAAAGCTTCCTGTCACACCAGTTGGCGATCACCCCGCCACCGCGTGCGATCCTCTCCCTGATCCTGATTGTTGGCATGATGACCATCGTGCGTTTTGGTGAGCAGATGATCGTTAAGGCGATGAGTATCCTGGTATTCCCGTTTGTTGCCGCGCTGATGCTGCTGGCGGTCTACCTGATCCCACAATGGAGTGGTGCCGCACTGGAAACGCTGTCCTTTGACTCTGCGGCGTCTACTGGCAACGGCCTGTGGATGACCCTGTGGCTGGCGATTCCGGTGATGGTGTTCTCTTTCAACCACTCCCCGATCATCTCCTCCTTCGCGGTCGCGAAGCGTGAAGAGTACGGCGATGCAGCAGAGAAAAAATGCTCTAAAATCCTGGCGTTTGCCCACATCATGATGGTGCTGACCGTCATGTTCTTCGTCTTCAGCTGCGTACTGAGCCTGACTCCGGCAGACCTGGCGGCGGCGAAAGATCAGAACATCTCGATTCTGTCTTATCTGGCAAACCACTTTAACGCACCGATCATCGCCTGGATGGCACCGATCATTGCAATGATTGCAATCACCAAATCCTTCCTGGGCCACTATCTGGGCGCCCGTGAAGGCTTCAACGGGATGGTAATCAAATCTCTGCGCGGCAAAGGTAAATCCATTGAAATCAACAAGCTGAACCGTATTACTGCACTGTTCATGCTGGTAACAACCTGGATTGTTGCAACCCTGAACCCAAGCATCCTCGGGATGATTGAAACGCTGGGTGGCCCAATCATTGCGATGATTCTGTTCCTGATGCCGATGTACGCTATCCAGAAAGTCCCGGCCATGCGCAAATACAGCGGCCATATCAGCAACGTGTTCGTTGTGATTATGGGTCTGATTGCTATCTCCGCGATTTTCTACTCCCTGTTCAGTTAAGTTCTACAGCGCCGCTCTCCGGCGGCGCTTCCTCCCTGAGATTGATGCCCTATGATTAGCGTCTTCGATATTTTCAAAATCGGCATTGGCCCTTCCAGTTCTCATACCGTTGGACCAATGAAAGCAGGCAAGCAATTCACGGACGATCTGATTGCTCGCCATATTCTGACTGATGTCACCCGCGTCGTGGTGGATGTCTATGGTTCCCTGTCCCTGACGGGCAAAGGCCACCACACCGACATCGCCATCATTATGGGACTGGCGGGCAACTTGCCGGATACCGTCGACATCGATTCCATCCCTGCTTTTATCCAGGATGTGAACACGCACGGGCGTCTGTTGCTGGCAAATGGTCAGCATGAAGTGGAATTCCCGGTCGATAAATGCATGAATTTCCATGCAGATAACCTGTCTCTGCATGAGAACGGGATGCGCATTACCGCGCTGGCGGGCGATAGCGTCCTCTACAGCCAGACTTATTACTCCATTGGCGGTGGTTTCATCGTTGATGAAGAACACTTCGGCCTGCCGAACAGTTCGCCGGTGAACGTTCCGTACCCGTACAAATCGGCTGCCGATCTTCAGAAGCATTGCCAGGAAACCGGGTTATCACTTTCCGGCCTGATGATGCAAAACGAACTGGCGTTGCACAGCAAAGAAGAGCTGGAGCAGCATTTCGCCAACGTCTGGGCAGTGATGCGCGGTGGTATTGAGCGCGGTATCACTACCGAAGGCGTTTTGCCGGGTAAACTGCGCGTTCCACGCCGTGCCGCAGCGCTGCGTCGTATGTTGGTCAGCAGCGATAAAAACTCCACCGACCCGATGGCGGTCGTTGACTGGATCAACATGTTTGCTCTGGCGGTGAACGAAGAGAACGCCGCCGGTGGACGCGTGGTGACTGCGCCGACAAACGGCGCATGCGGTATCGTTCCGGCCGTACTGGCTTACTACGACAAGTTTATTCGCGAAGTGAACGCTAACTCTCTGGCCCGCTATATGCTGGTGGCGAGCGCGATCGGTTCACTATACAAAATGAACGCCTCGATTTCTGGCGCCGAAGTGGGCTGTCAGGGTGAAGTCGGCGTGGCCTGCTCTATGGCCGCAGCCGGGTTGGCAGAACTGCTGGGCGGCAGCCCGACTCAGGTGTGCATTGCGGCAGAGATCGGCATGGAGCACAACCTCGGTCTGACCTGCGATCCGGTCGCGGGACAGGTTCAGGTACCGTGCATCGAGCGTAACGCAATTGCTTCGGTGAAAGCGGTCAACGCTGCGCGTATGGCGCTGCGTCGTACCAGCGAGCCGCGCGTGTGCCTCGATAAAGTGATCGAAACCATGTACGAAACAGGGAAAGACATGAACGCCAAGTACCGCGAAACCTCGCGCGGCGGCCTGGCGATGAAGATTGTCACCTGCGATTAATGCCCATCATATTGCCTGATGGCGCTGCGCTTATCAGGCCTACAGTGAAGCGCTCTGTAGGCCGATAAGGCGCATACCGCCATCCGGCAATAATTCGCCTCATTTCGCCCTGGATGTTACCCTATCCCCAAATTTGTCAGGGAGAACACCGTGGCTGTCCATCTGCTTATTGTCGACGCGCTTAACTTAATACGCCGCATTCACGCCGTTCAGGGATCACCCTGCGTGGAAACCTGTCAGCATGCCCTTGAGCAACTGATTGTCCATAGCCAGCCAACCCATGCGGTGGCAGTATTTGATGACGAAGCGCGTAACAGCGGCTGGCGTCATCAGCGCCTCCCGGACTACAAAGCCGGACGCCCGCCAATGCCAGACGAATTGCACAACGAGATGCCTGCGCTGCGCGCCGCCTTTGAGCATCGCGGTGTGCAATGTTGGGTTTCCAGCGGCAACGAAGCCGATGATTTAGCGGCAACGCTGGCGGTA from Citrobacter sp. RHB25-C09 harbors:
- the ppnN gene encoding nucleotide 5'-monophosphate nucleosidase PpnN encodes the protein MITHISPLGSMDMLSQLEVDMLKRTASSDLYQLFRNCSLAVLNSGSLTDNSKELLSRFESFDINVLRRERGVKLELINPPEEAFVDGRIIRALQANLFAVLRDILFVNGQIHNAGRFQHLDLESSVHITNLVFSILRNARALHVGEAPNMVVCWGGHSINENEYLYARRVGNQLGLRELNICTGCGPGAMEAPMKGAAVGHAQQRYKDSRFIGMTEPSIIAAEPPNPLVNELIIMPDIEKRLEAFVRIAHGIIIFPGGVGTAEELLYLLGILMNPANKDQVLPLILTGPKESADYFRVLDEFIVNTLGEAARSHYRIIIDDAAEVARLMKKAMPLVKENRRDTGDAYSFNWSIRIAPDLQMPFEPSHENMANLKLYPDQPVEVLAADLRRAFSGIVAGNVKEVGIRAIEEFGPYKIHGDSKMMRRMDDLLQGFVAQHRMKLPGSAYIPCYEICA
- the sdaC gene encoding HAAAP family serine/threonine permease SdaC — encoded protein: METTQTSTIASIDSRSAWRKTDTMWMLGLYGTAIGAGVLFLPINAGVGGMIPLIIMAIIAFPMTFFAHRGLTRFVLSGKNPGEDITEVVEEHFGIGAGKLITLLYFFAIYPILLVYSVAITNTVESFLSHQLAITPPPRAILSLILIVGMMTIVRFGEQMIVKAMSILVFPFVAALMLLAVYLIPQWSGAALETLSFDSAASTGNGLWMTLWLAIPVMVFSFNHSPIISSFAVAKREEYGDAAEKKCSKILAFAHIMMVLTVMFFVFSCVLSLTPADLAAAKDQNISILSYLANHFNAPIIAWMAPIIAMIAITKSFLGHYLGAREGFNGMVIKSLRGKGKSIEINKLNRITALFMLVTTWIVATLNPSILGMIETLGGPIIAMILFLMPMYAIQKVPAMRKYSGHISNVFVVIMGLIAISAIFYSLFS
- a CDS encoding L-serine ammonia-lyase produces the protein MISVFDIFKIGIGPSSSHTVGPMKAGKQFTDDLIARHILTDVTRVVVDVYGSLSLTGKGHHTDIAIIMGLAGNLPDTVDIDSIPAFIQDVNTHGRLLLANGQHEVEFPVDKCMNFHADNLSLHENGMRITALAGDSVLYSQTYYSIGGGFIVDEEHFGLPNSSPVNVPYPYKSAADLQKHCQETGLSLSGLMMQNELALHSKEELEQHFANVWAVMRGGIERGITTEGVLPGKLRVPRRAAALRRMLVSSDKNSTDPMAVVDWINMFALAVNEENAAGGRVVTAPTNGACGIVPAVLAYYDKFIREVNANSLARYMLVASAIGSLYKMNASISGAEVGCQGEVGVACSMAAAGLAELLGGSPTQVCIAAEIGMEHNLGLTCDPVAGQVQVPCIERNAIASVKAVNAARMALRRTSEPRVCLDKVIETMYETGKDMNAKYRETSRGGLAMKIVTCD